One window from the genome of Flavobacterium agricola encodes:
- a CDS encoding efflux RND transporter periplasmic adaptor subunit — translation MVVKNILNLRFVAPKTKSALKSVLFLSTLFLLGACADKPETAAPENYSVKNNIITLTENSTIKSRLVIASPTEELVNIDLVVNGFVKAIPSQYAQIAPPFAGRITQSYIKLGQKVNVGTPIFSLSSSDYYAAQQDYLANVQELKNAEINLKRQQDLFDNAVGVKRELEEAQTDYSIKKLAVDNATASLRVYNVNPATMKMGEALVITSPIAGTVISNDLILGQYIKEDSEPLVTVAELNKVWVAAQVKEKDLAILNDLDEVELTSEAYSNLPFTGKVVNIGQVVNEETRSVEILIEVDNTKNSLKPGMYVSVKLKDTGKQTLVVPAKAVFQQNDSQFVYVQVGPDQFKKQNVTTFSTEDANKTAILEGLNATDKIITDGGIYLLQAK, via the coding sequence ATGGTAGTAAAAAACATTTTAAACTTGAGATTTGTAGCGCCAAAAACAAAAAGCGCTTTAAAATCAGTTTTATTTCTTTCAACTTTATTTTTATTAGGGGCATGTGCAGATAAACCCGAAACCGCTGCTCCCGAAAATTACTCCGTTAAAAACAACATTATTACCTTAACAGAAAACTCCACCATAAAATCCAGATTGGTGATTGCATCACCCACGGAAGAACTTGTAAATATTGATTTAGTAGTAAACGGTTTTGTAAAAGCAATTCCGAGTCAATACGCACAAATTGCTCCTCCATTTGCTGGGCGCATCACACAATCCTACATTAAACTTGGGCAAAAAGTAAATGTTGGTACACCAATATTTTCGCTTTCATCGTCTGATTATTATGCGGCACAGCAAGATTATTTGGCCAACGTGCAAGAACTAAAAAATGCTGAAATCAATTTAAAACGTCAACAAGATTTATTTGATAACGCTGTTGGTGTAAAGCGTGAACTTGAAGAAGCACAAACAGATTATAGCATTAAAAAGCTGGCAGTAGATAACGCAACGGCATCTTTACGTGTTTACAACGTAAATCCTGCAACTATGAAAATGGGCGAAGCTTTGGTTATTACCTCACCAATTGCTGGCACGGTAATAAGCAACGATTTAATTTTAGGCCAATATATTAAAGAAGATAGCGAACCTTTAGTAACCGTTGCCGAACTAAATAAAGTTTGGGTTGCTGCACAGGTAAAAGAAAAAGATTTGGCTATTTTAAATGATTTAGATGAAGTTGAACTTACATCAGAAGCTTATTCTAACCTGCCTTTTACAGGTAAAGTTGTAAACATTGGGCAAGTTGTAAATGAAGAAACGCGAAGCGTTGAAATTTTAATTGAAGTTGACAACACCAAAAACAGCCTAAAACCAGGCATGTACGTTAGCGTAAAACTTAAAGATACCGGTAAACAAACATTAGTTGTACCTGCAAAAGCTGTTTTTCAGCAAAACGACAGCCAATTTGTTTACGTGCAAGTTGGGCCCGATCAATTTAAAAAACAAAATGTAACAACTTTTTCTACAGAAGATGCGAATAAAACTGCCATTTTAGAAGGGTTAAATGCTACAGATAAAATAATTACTGACGGCGGAATTTATTTACTTCAAGCCAAATAA